One Undibacter mobilis genomic region harbors:
- a CDS encoding efflux RND transporter periplasmic adaptor subunit, translating into MHGDLPKPNATVTPATGLARIKRSPRWVIYLVVLLAVGGALYYVFGQKSDQQRRGRFFAGDGPVPVLAANAQFTDVPVYLDAVGTTRALNTVTVRSQVDGKLLSVKFKEGQDVKKGDVLAQIDPTMFQAALDQAAAKKAMDESLLANAQNDLARYDQLAATNAINKQQADTQRALVAQYTAQVKSDQAAIESAQATLGYATIRAPIDGRTGLRQVDEGNIVRASDTSGIVVITQLQPISVQFNLPQQYLSEVNAAFAQRPLDVDAQRSDNDAVLDRGKLTVVDNQVDPTTGTVKLKAEFPNADLQLWPGQFANVRLLINTLQHAVTIPTGAVQRGPNGTFVYVIKDGAAAMRPIVVQKQDETQTVVKSGLTPPEQVVTTGFARLTDGAKVTVSDGRPTPAGTAPRAPRPNGTPGANGQQRPNRQQP; encoded by the coding sequence ATGCACGGTGACCTTCCGAAACCCAACGCCACGGTCACGCCCGCCACGGGCCTGGCGCGGATAAAGCGCAGCCCGCGCTGGGTCATCTATCTCGTCGTGCTCCTCGCCGTTGGCGGCGCACTCTATTACGTTTTCGGCCAGAAAAGCGACCAGCAGCGGCGCGGCCGCTTCTTCGCCGGCGACGGCCCGGTGCCGGTCCTCGCGGCCAATGCGCAATTTACCGATGTGCCGGTCTATCTCGATGCTGTCGGAACCACGCGCGCGCTCAACACCGTTACCGTGCGCTCGCAGGTCGACGGCAAGCTCCTGAGTGTCAAATTCAAGGAAGGTCAGGACGTCAAGAAGGGCGACGTGCTGGCGCAGATCGACCCGACGATGTTCCAGGCGGCCCTCGATCAGGCTGCCGCCAAGAAAGCGATGGACGAGTCGCTGCTCGCCAATGCCCAGAACGACCTGGCGCGTTACGACCAGCTCGCCGCTACCAACGCCATCAACAAGCAGCAGGCCGATACGCAGCGCGCACTGGTCGCGCAATACACCGCACAGGTCAAATCCGACCAGGCAGCGATTGAGAGCGCGCAGGCCACGCTCGGCTACGCGACGATCCGCGCGCCAATCGACGGCCGTACCGGTCTGCGTCAGGTCGACGAGGGCAACATCGTGCGAGCGTCGGACACCTCCGGCATTGTCGTGATCACCCAGCTCCAGCCAATTTCGGTGCAGTTCAACCTGCCGCAACAATATCTCAGCGAGGTCAATGCCGCGTTCGCCCAACGGCCGCTAGACGTGGACGCCCAGCGCTCCGACAATGACGCCGTACTCGACCGCGGCAAGCTCACGGTCGTGGACAATCAGGTCGATCCGACGACCGGCACCGTGAAGCTCAAGGCGGAATTCCCCAACGCCGACCTCCAGCTCTGGCCCGGCCAGTTCGCCAATGTCCGGCTGCTCATCAACACCTTGCAGCACGCGGTGACCATTCCGACCGGCGCGGTGCAACGCGGGCCGAACGGCACCTTCGTCTATGTCATCAAGGACGGGGCGGCGGCGATGCGGCCGATCGTGGTGCAGAAACAGGATGAAACGCAGACCGTGGTGAAGAGTGGCCTGACGCCTCCCGAGCAGGTGGTCACCACCGGCTTCGCCCGGCTCACCGACGGCGCCAAGGTTACGGTCAGCGACGGCAGACCGACACCCGCGGGCACGGCGCCACGCGCACCACGACCGAACGGAACACCGGGGGCAAACGGGCAGCAGAGGCCGAACCGGCAGCAGCCATGA
- a CDS encoding efflux transporter outer membrane subunit, which produces MLFATSLALTLGGCLLSDKPEPGLDIPARYDGSSANPKIAEAALPTLDWWRGFRSRELTDIVEQAREANLDIAAAIARIVQADAQSRIVGAALLPAIDLNGNASRSQASKTTGLGNGQPFVDNNGFRVSNTLNATLSASYEIDFWGKNRAALRSFEQTAVASRFDRDVVTLSTIATAANSYFQVLAAQDRLRAARNNLAAAERVLGLIRQRLNAGTASDLEVSQQESLVATQRAAIPPLEQTVAQFRNALAVLMARVPEHVSIRGGSLNAVAVPRVTPGLPSSLLAQRPDIREAEAQLAAANANVENARAQLLPSVTLTGAGGYQSSVFKLLMRPESVIFNAAAGLTQPIFEGGRLLGNVDLQKGRQDELLQNYRKAVISGFADVETALSAIRTTTQREQLQRAVVSASQRAFDISEQRLREGTIDLITVLQTQQSLFTAQDSLVQARLARLQAVVSLYQALGGGWGPKPETIEAPDAR; this is translated from the coding sequence ATGCTGTTTGCAACCTCGCTGGCGCTCACCTTGGGCGGCTGTCTGCTCAGCGACAAGCCGGAGCCAGGGCTCGACATTCCCGCGCGCTATGACGGATCCTCGGCCAACCCGAAAATCGCCGAAGCCGCACTTCCGACGCTCGACTGGTGGCGCGGCTTCCGTTCACGCGAACTGACCGACATCGTCGAACAGGCACGCGAAGCCAATCTCGATATTGCCGCCGCGATCGCCCGCATCGTGCAGGCCGACGCCCAGTCGCGCATTGTCGGCGCGGCACTGCTGCCGGCGATTGACCTCAACGGCAACGCTTCGCGCAGCCAGGCCTCGAAGACGACCGGACTTGGCAACGGCCAGCCGTTCGTCGACAACAACGGCTTCCGCGTTTCCAACACGCTGAACGCGACATTGTCGGCGAGCTACGAGATCGACTTCTGGGGCAAGAATCGCGCGGCCTTGCGCTCCTTCGAACAGACCGCCGTCGCCAGCCGCTTCGACCGCGACGTCGTGACCTTGTCCACCATCGCCACCGCGGCCAACTCGTATTTCCAGGTCTTGGCCGCACAGGACCGGCTGCGCGCGGCGCGCAACAATCTTGCCGCGGCCGAGCGCGTGCTCGGCCTCATCCGGCAGCGCCTGAACGCCGGAACGGCGTCCGATCTGGAAGTCTCGCAGCAGGAAAGCCTGGTGGCGACCCAGCGCGCCGCCATTCCGCCGCTGGAACAGACGGTCGCGCAGTTCCGCAATGCGCTCGCCGTGCTGATGGCGCGCGTCCCCGAACACGTCAGCATCCGCGGCGGCTCGCTCAATGCCGTCGCCGTGCCGCGGGTGACGCCCGGCCTGCCGTCCTCGCTTCTGGCGCAGCGCCCCGACATCCGCGAGGCGGAAGCCCAGCTCGCCGCAGCCAACGCCAATGTCGAGAATGCGCGGGCTCAATTGCTGCCGAGCGTGACGCTGACCGGCGCCGGCGGATATCAAAGCTCGGTGTTCAAGCTGCTGATGCGGCCAGAGTCAGTCATCTTCAATGCCGCGGCCGGCTTGACGCAGCCGATCTTCGAAGGCGGCCGCCTGCTCGGCAATGTCGATTTACAAAAGGGCCGGCAGGACGAACTGCTGCAGAATTATCGCAAGGCTGTAATCTCCGGCTTCGCCGACGTGGAGACCGCCCTCAGCGCTATCCGCACCACCACGCAGCGCGAGCAATTGCAGCGCGCGGTCGTCAGCGCCTCGCAGCGCGCTTTCGACATCTCCGAACAGCGCCTGCGCGAGGGAACGATCGATCTCATTACCGTGTTGCAGACGCAGCAGAGCCTGTTCACGGCCCAGGATTCGCTGGTGCAAGCAAGGCTCGCCCGTCTTCAGGCCGTTGTCAGTCTTTATCAGGCGCTCGGTGGGGGCTGGGGGCCTAAACCAGAAACAATAGAAGCGCCCGATGCACGGTGA
- a CDS encoding flavin-dependent oxidoreductase, whose product MKVAIVGGGICGLSLALHLNKQGIKSRVYERVPEIKPLGVGITLLPHAMREFSALGIGDELLKAGIENRESRFYNRFGQLIYREDRGKFAGYQYPEVGIHRGRLHLILYGAVIRALGPEAVVTDHECVGVDQDENGATARFKGRGPVHADIVVACDGINSAIRKQFHPDDKVVFTGINTWRGVTRRKPILDGRTYMRVGSINTGKIVIYPIVDDIDGNGNQLINWMAEIKREGSLSQNDWNRQGNLDDFFPIYESWRFDWLDVAQMIRDADQILEYPMVDKDPISQWTFGRVTLAGDAAHPMYPRGSNGGAQAAIDARTLADCLVKAADPRDALKAYEAARAEPAANVVRTNRAQPPDFINIKVEELVGDRPFENLDDYITQDELRALSDGYKKVAGFSLADVSRSA is encoded by the coding sequence GTGAAGGTAGCCATTGTCGGCGGCGGCATTTGCGGATTGTCGCTTGCGCTGCATCTCAACAAGCAGGGCATCAAGTCTCGGGTTTACGAGCGCGTTCCCGAGATCAAACCCCTCGGCGTCGGCATTACCTTGCTGCCCCATGCCATGCGCGAGTTCTCCGCGCTGGGGATCGGCGACGAACTGCTCAAGGCCGGCATCGAAAACCGCGAGAGCCGGTTCTACAACCGCTTCGGCCAGCTCATCTACCGCGAGGACCGCGGCAAGTTCGCCGGCTACCAGTACCCGGAAGTGGGCATCCACCGCGGCAGGCTGCATCTGATCCTGTACGGTGCGGTCATCCGCGCGCTCGGGCCCGAGGCCGTCGTCACGGATCATGAATGTGTCGGCGTCGATCAGGATGAAAATGGCGCTACGGCCCGATTCAAAGGGCGCGGTCCAGTCCACGCCGACATCGTCGTCGCCTGCGACGGCATCAATTCGGCGATCCGCAAGCAGTTTCATCCGGACGACAAGGTCGTCTTCACCGGCATCAATACCTGGCGCGGCGTGACCCGCCGCAAGCCGATCCTCGACGGCCGCACTTACATGCGCGTCGGGTCCATCAATACGGGCAAGATCGTAATCTACCCGATCGTCGATGACATCGACGGCAATGGCAATCAGCTCATCAACTGGATGGCCGAAATCAAGCGCGAGGGCAGCCTTAGCCAGAACGATTGGAATCGGCAGGGTAATCTCGACGACTTCTTCCCGATCTACGAGAGCTGGCGCTTCGACTGGCTCGATGTCGCGCAGATGATCCGCGATGCCGACCAGATCCTTGAATATCCCATGGTCGACAAGGACCCGATCTCGCAATGGACCTTCGGCAGGGTGACGCTGGCGGGAGACGCCGCGCATCCGATGTACCCCCGCGGCTCGAACGGTGGCGCCCAGGCCGCGATCGACGCCCGGACCTTGGCCGATTGCCTCGTCAAAGCCGCCGACCCGCGTGACGCGCTCAAAGCCTATGAGGCCGCCCGCGCCGAGCCGGCGGCCAACGTGGTCCGCACCAATCGGGCGCAGCCGCCGGATTTCATCAATATCAAGGTCGAGGAACTGGTGGGTGATCGGCCGTTCGAGAATTTGGACGACTACATCACCCAGGACGAGCTTCGCGCCTTGTCGGACGGCTACAAGAAGGTGGCAGGCTTTTCCCTGGCCGATGTTAGCCGGTCGGCCTGA
- a CDS encoding RNA polymerase sigma factor, with protein MDDSDEALMGRVARGDQVAYRNLSLRHVPAMLGLARRILGNAADAEDVVQEAMLRVWTHAPRWEPLAAFRTWLTRIVVNLCLDRKRKAPWVDLEAAGELADPAPNAGEEAERTERDRQVDQAIGKLPDRQRTAIVLTYGDGMSNAEVAEVMGTTVSAVETLLVRAKQSLRRALGDTADDE; from the coding sequence ATGGACGATAGCGACGAAGCGCTTATGGGCAGGGTCGCGAGGGGCGACCAGGTGGCATACCGAAACCTGTCCCTCCGTCATGTCCCGGCCATGCTCGGGCTCGCCCGGCGCATCCTGGGCAATGCCGCGGACGCCGAGGACGTGGTCCAGGAGGCCATGCTCCGGGTCTGGACCCACGCGCCACGCTGGGAGCCGCTGGCGGCGTTCCGCACCTGGCTTACGCGGATCGTGGTCAATTTGTGTCTCGACCGCAAAAGGAAGGCTCCCTGGGTCGATCTCGAGGCGGCCGGAGAACTTGCCGACCCGGCACCCAATGCCGGCGAGGAGGCGGAACGGACTGAACGCGACCGGCAGGTCGATCAGGCGATCGGTAAATTGCCGGATCGCCAGCGCACTGCAATCGTGCTCACCTATGGTGACGGCATGAGCAATGCGGAAGTCGCGGAAGTGATGGGCACGACCGTTTCGGCGGTCGAGACTTTGTTGGTGCGCGCCAAGCAAAGCTTGCGGCGCGCGCTCGGCGATACCGCCGACGATGAATGA
- a CDS encoding periplasmic heavy metal sensor yields the protein MTATHYISAAKRPATRWLLLGSLALNLFFIGIAIAMAVRPAPARNWDRDIFVRTERLAERLPKDDGAILIAQMNANRAAIEQTQKQYRAAQEAIRESFGKEPFDEGVVRAAMSETRSARQAFDVAVQNTFANAAMQMSQAGRLALADRRARRGPDDKNR from the coding sequence ATGACGGCAACCCATTACATTTCGGCAGCGAAGCGGCCGGCGACGCGCTGGCTGCTGCTCGGTTCGTTGGCGCTCAATCTGTTCTTCATCGGCATCGCCATCGCCATGGCCGTGCGGCCGGCGCCTGCGCGAAACTGGGATCGGGACATCTTCGTCCGCACCGAGCGGCTGGCCGAGCGTCTGCCCAAGGACGACGGTGCCATCCTGATCGCGCAGATGAACGCCAATCGTGCGGCGATCGAACAAACGCAGAAGCAGTATCGCGCCGCGCAGGAAGCGATCCGCGAAAGCTTTGGCAAGGAGCCGTTCGACGAGGGCGTCGTGCGCGCGGCCATGAGCGAGACGCGCTCCGCGCGTCAGGCGTTCGACGTTGCCGTGCAGAATACCTTTGCCAATGCCGCCATGCAGATGTCTCAGGCCGGGCGCTTGGCGCTCGCGGATCGGCGTGCGCGTCGCGGCCCCGACGACAAAAATCGCTGA